From a region of the Castor canadensis chromosome 7, mCasCan1.hap1v2, whole genome shotgun sequence genome:
- the Prdm2 gene encoding PR domain zinc finger protein 2 isoform X1, producing the protein MNQSAAESVAATETLEEVPEHVLRGLPEEVRLLPSAVDKTRIGVWATKPILKGKKFGPFLGDKKKRSQVKSNVYMWEVYYPNLGWMCIDATDPEKGNWLRYVNWACSGEEQNLFPLEINRAIYYKTLKPIAPGEELLVWYNGEDNPEIAAAIEEERASARSKRSSPKSRKGKKKSQENKNKGNKALDIQLNTSEPDCTSANMRDSEEGPKEEEERPLASVPEQPALIQEVISQDECPELVIPPPACEPQPEPDGKQEATDCEVNDLEEEEEEDEEEEDEDELEEEGEEEADMLNESSVKEPEIRCDEKPEDLLEEPKSLSKDTPEDSAEVIPFIKIPRPKEEANGDVFETFMFPCQHCERKFTTKQGLERHMHIHMSTVNHAFKCKYCGKAFGTQINRRRHERRHEAGLKRKPSLTVQPSEDLADGKPSGENVPPKDESNPPQLGQDSLISNLEKASQEIVNSSVVEENGEVKELHPCKYCKKVFGTHTNMRRHQRRVHERHLIPKGVRRKGGLLEEPQPLAEQAPPSQNVYLPSTEPEEEGEADDVYIMDISSNISENLNYYIDGKIQTNNSTSNCDVIEVESNSADLYGINCLLTPVTVEITQNIKTTQVPVTDDLPKEPPSGTSCESKKRRTASPPVLPKIKAEMDSDPTAPSSSVSLPLSISTTEAVSFHKEKSVYLSSKLKQLLQTQDKLTPPAGISATEIPKLGPVCVSAPASMLPVTSSRFKRRTSSPPSSPQHSPALRDFGKPSDGKVAWTDTVLTSKKPKLESRSDSPAWSLSGRDERESGSPPCFNEYKISKEWAAPPTFSNVCNQQPLDLSSGVKQKTEGTGKTPVQWESVLDLSVHKKPCSDLEGKEFKENHSAQPTCSAVKKKKPTTCMLQKVLLNEYNGIDLPVENTLDVTRSPSPCKSLDAQPDPDLGPDSSFSAPAVESSPEVCPSSPALQTASLSSRQLPPLLVPTDPSSPPPCPPILTVATPPPPLLPTVSLPAPTSDASPQPCPSPFSNATAQSPLPILSPTVSPSPSPIPPVEPLLSAASPGPPTLSSSSSSSSSSSSSSSSSFSSSSSSSPSPPPLSVVSSVVSSGDNLEASLPSITFKQEELETEVLKPREESQAEVEQDVVQETFSKNFVCNVCESPFLSIKDLTKHLSIHAEEWPFKCEFCVQLFKDKTDLSEHRFLLHGVGNIFVCSVCKKEFAFLCNLQQHQRDLHPDEVCTHHEFESGTLRPQNFTDPSKAHMEHMQDLPEDPLETSKEEEELNDSSEELYTTIKIMASGIKTKDPDVRLGLNQHYPSFKPPPFQYHHRNPMGIGVTATNFTTHNIPQTFTTAIRCTKCGKGVDNMPELHKHILACASASDKKRYTPKKNPVPLKQTVQPKNGVVVLDSSGKNAFRRMGPPKRLDFSVELSKMAPGRLKLNALKKKNQLVQKAILQKNKSAKQKADLKNASESSSHICPYCNREFTYIGSLNKHAAFSCPKKPLSPSKKKVYHSSKKGGHPSSANSDKNNSSNHRRRTADAEIKMQNTQAPLGKTRARSSGPAQVPLPSSSFRSKQNVKFAASVKSKKPSSSSLRNSSPIRMAKLTHVEGKKPKAVAKNHSPQLCNKPSRTLHVRVQKSKAVLQSKSALASKKRTDRFNVKSRERSGGPVTRSLQLAAAADLSENRREDSSARHELKDLSYSLRLASRCPPPAAPYITRQCRKVKAPAATQFQGPFFKE; encoded by the exons CCAATCGCGCCGGGCGAGGAGCTGCTGGTCTGGTACAATGGGGAAGACAACCCAGAGATAGCAGCTGCGATTGAGGAAGAGCGAGCCAGCGCCCGGAGCAAGCGGAGCTCTCCGAAGAGCCGCAAAG GGAAGaaaaaatcccaggaaaataaaaacaaaggaaacaaagccCTAGACATACAGCTGAACACAAGTGAGCCAGATTGCACCTCTGCAAATATGAGAGATTCTGAGGAAG GTcctaaagaagaggaagaaaggcctTTGGCTTCAGTGCCTGAGCAGCCAGCTCTTATCCAGGAGGTGATCAGCCAGGATGAATGTCCGGAGCTGGTCATCCCTCCCCCTGCCTGTGAGCCACAGCCAGAGCCGGATGGGAAACAAGAAGCCACTGATTGTGAGGTCAATGAtctggaggaagaagaagaggaggatgaggaagaagaagatgaagatgagttggaagaagagggggaggaagaagctgACATGCTGAATGAAAGCTCTGTGAAAGAGCCAGAAATACGGTGTGATGAGAAGCCAGAAGATTTATTAGAAGAACCAAAAAGCCTTTCAAAAGACACTCCTGAAGACTCTGCCGAAGTGATACCTTTTATCAAAATCCCCAGACCTAAAGAGGAGGCCAATGGTGATGTCTTTGAAACATTTATGTTTCCATGTCAGCATTGTGAAAGGAAGTTTACAACCAAGCAGGGACTCGAACGTCACATGCATATCCACATGTCCACAGTCAATCATGCTTTCAAGTGCAAGTATTGCGGGAAAGCATTTGGCACTCAGATTAACAGGAGGCGGCATGAGCGTCGCCATGAAGCAGGGCTGAAGCGAAAACCCAGCCTGACAGTACAGCCATCAGAGGATCTAGCTGATGGCAAGCCTTCTGGAGAAAATGTTCCTCCTAAAGATGAATCGAATCCTCCCCAGCTTGGGCAAGATTCTCTGATCTCGAACTTGGAGAAAGCTTCCCAAGAGATAGTAAATTCGTCTGTTGTAGAAGAGAATGGGGAAGTTAAAGAACTTCATCCATGCAAATACTGTAAAAAGGTTTTTGGAACTCATACTAATATGAGACGGCATCAACGCAGAGTTCACGAACGCCACCTGATCCCCAAAGGTGTCCGGCGAAAAGGAGGCCTTCTTGAGGAGCCACAGCCACTGGCAGAGCAGGCCCCACCCTCCCAAAATGTCTATTTACCAAGCACAGAgccagaggaggaaggagaagctgaTGATGTGTATATCATGGACATTTCTAGCAATATCTCTGAAAACTTAAATTACTACATTGATGGTAAAATCCAGACTAATAACAGCACTAGCAATTGTGATGTGATTGAGGTGGAGTCTAACTCAGCAGATTTGTATGGCATAAATTGTCTGCTCACTCCAGTTACAGTGGAAATTACTCAAAATATAAAGACCACTCAGGTCCCTGTAACAGATGATCTTCCTAAGGAGCCTCCTAGTGGCACAAGCTGTGAGTCGAAGAAACGGAGGACTGCTAGTCCACCTGTGCTCCCCAAAATTAAAGCTGAAATGGATTCTGACCCCACAGCCCCCTCATCTTCTGTAAGTCTGCCTCTTAGCATATCAACAACAGAGGCTGTGTCTTTCCATAAAGAGAAGAGTGTATATTTGTCATCAAAGCTCAAACAGCTTCTTCAAACCCAGGACAAGCTAACTCCTCCTGCAGGGATTTCAGCAACCGAGATTCCTAAGCTAGGTCCCGTATGCGTGTCCGCTCCTGCATCCATGTTACCAGTGACCTCCAGTAGGTTTAAGAGGCGGACCAGCTCTCCACCCAGTTCTCCACAGCACAGCCCTGCCCTTCGAGACTTTGGAAAGCCAAGTGATGGGAAAGTGGCATGGACGGACACAGTTCTGACTTCCAAGAAACCCAAGTTGGAAAGTCGTAGTGATTCGCCTGCGTGGAGTTTGTCtgggagagatgagagagaaagtGGGAGCCCTCCTTgctttaatgaatataaaatctCAAAAGAATGGGCAGCCCCTCCTACTTTTAGCAATGTGTGCAACCAGCAGCCCCTGGATTTATCCAGTGGTGTCAAACAGAAGACTGAGGGCACAGGAAAGACTCCAGTCCAGTGGGAATCTGTGTTAGATCTCAGTGTACATAAAAAACCTTGTAGTGACCTCGAGGGCAAggaattcaaagaaaatcattcgGCACAGCCAACCTGTAGTgctgtaaagaaaaagaaaccaaccaCCTGCATGCTACAGAAGGTTCTTCTCAATGAATATAATGGCATTGATTTACCTGTAGAAAATACTCTTGATGTGACCAGGAGTCCAAGTCCGTGTAAATCCTTAGATGCCCAGCCAGATCCTGACCTTGGTCCTGACTCTAGTTTCTCTGCCCCTGCTGTTGAGTCCTCACCTGAAGTTTGTCCTTCATCACCTGCCCTGCAGACAGCGTCCCTGTCTTCCAGACAGCTTCCTCCTCTCTTGGTTCCCACGGATCCCTCTTCCCCTCCACCCTGTCCTCCTATTTTAACTGTtgccactccacctcctcccctccttcccactGTCTCTCTTCCTGCCCCCACTTCTGATGCCTCTCCTCAACCATGTCCCTCTCCATTCTCGAATGCCACTGCTCAGTCTCCACTTCCAATTCTCTCTCCAACAGTgtccccttcaccctctcccatTCCTCCCGTGGAGCCACTCCTGTCTGCTGCTTCACCTGGGCCTCCAAcgctttcttcctcctcttcctcctcctcctcttcttcttcttcctcttcctcttcattctcttcatcttcctcctcctccccttcaccACCCCCTCTCTCGGTAGTGTCTTCTGTTGTTTCCTCTGGTGATAACTTAGAGGCTTCTCTCCCCTCAATAACTTTCAAACAGGAGGAGTTGGAGACTGAAGTTCTGAAACCCAGGGAAGAGTCCCAGGCTGAAGTGGAACAGGATGTCGTTCAGGAAACATTTAGCAAAAACTTTGTTTGCAATGTCTGTGAATCcccttttctttccattaaaGATCTAACCAAACATTTATCCATTCATGCTGAAGAATGGCCCTTCAAATGTGAATTTTGTGTACAGCTTTTTAAGGATAAAACTGATTTATCAGAGCATCGGTTTTTGCTTCATGGAGTGGGGAACATCTTTGTGTGTTCAGTATGTAAAAAAGAATTTGCTTTCTTGTGCAATTTACAGCAACACCAGCGAGATCTCCACCCAGATGAGGTGTGCACACACCATGAGTTTGAAAGTGGGACCCTAAGGCCCCAGAATTTTACAGACCCCAGCAAGGCCCACATGGAACATATGCAGGACTTGCCAGAAGACCCTTTGGAAACCTCTAAAGAAGAGGAGGAATTGAACGATTCCTCTGAAGAGCTTTACACAACCATAAAAATAATGGCTTCTGGAATAAAGACAAAGGATCCAGATGTTCGGTTGGGTCTCAATCAGCATTACCCAAGCTTTAAACCACCTCCATTTCAATACCATCACCGAAACCCCATGGGTATTGGTGTTACAGCCACAAATTTCACTACCCACAATATCCCACAGACTTTCACCACGGCCATTCGTTGCACAAAATGTGGAAAGGGTGTTGATAACATGCCTGAGTTACACAAGCATATCCTGGCCTGCGCTTCTGCAAGTGACAAGAAGAGGTACACCCCTAAGAAAAACCCGGTACCGTTGAAACAAACTGTGCAGCCCAAAAATGGAGTGGTGGTTTTAGACAGTTCTGGGAAAAATGCCTTTAGACGAATGGGGCCGCCCAAAAGACTGGACTTTAGCGTGGAGCTCAGCAAAATGGCACCAGGTAGGCTCAAATTAAatgcactgaagaaaaaaaatcagcttgtACAGAAAGCAATCCTTCAGAAGAACAAATCTGCGAAGCAGAAGGCTGACTTGAAAAATGCTTCTGAGTCGTCTTCTCACATCTGCCCTTACTGTAACAGGGAGTTCACGTACATTGGCAGCCTGAACAAACATGCTGCTTTCAGCTGTCCCAAAAAACCCCtttctccctccaaaaaaaaagtttatcacTCATCTAAGAAAGGTGGCCAcccatcatctgcaaatagtgacaaaaacaatagcagcaaCCACCGCAGACGGACCGCAGACGCAGAGATTAAGATGCAGAACACACAGGCACCTTTGGGTAAGACCAGAGCCCGCAGCTCAGGCCCTGCACAAGTCCCACTGCCCTCCTCATCCTTCAGGTCCAAGCAGAATGTCAAATTTGCAGCTTCGGTCAAGTCCAAAAAGCCAAGTTCCTCCTCTTTGAGGAACTCTAGTCCAATAAGAATGGCCAAACTTACTCATGTTGAGGGCAAAAAACCCAAAGCTGTGGCCAAGAATCATTCTCCTCAGCTCTGCAACAAACCGTCCCGTACCCTGCATGTGAGGGTGCAGAAAAGCAAAGCTGTTCTACAAAGCAAGTCTGCTCTGGCGAGTAAGAAAAGAACAGACCGGTTTAATGTAAAATCTAGAGAACGGAGTGGGGGCCCAGTCACCCGGAGCCTTCAGCTGGCTGCTGCTGCGGATCTGAGTGAAAACAGGAGAGAGGACAGCAGTGCCAGGCATGAGCTGAAGGACTTGAG
- the Prdm2 gene encoding PR domain zinc finger protein 2 isoform X6: MWEVYYPNLGWMCIDATDPEKGNWLRYVNWACSGEEQNLFPLEINRAIYYKTLKPIAPGEELLVWYNGEDNPEIAAAIEEERASARSKRSSPKSRKGKKKSQENKNKGNKALDIQLNTSEPDCTSANMRDSEEGPKEEEERPLASVPEQPALIQEVISQDECPELVIPPPACEPQPEPDGKQEATDCEVNDLEEEEEEDEEEEDEDELEEEGEEEADMLNESSVKEPEIRCDEKPEDLLEEPKSLSKDTPEDSAEVIPFIKIPRPKEEANGDVFETFMFPCQHCERKFTTKQGLERHMHIHMSTVNHAFKCKYCGKAFGTQINRRRHERRHEAGLKRKPSLTVQPSEDLADGKPSGENVPPKDESNPPQLGQDSLISNLEKASQEIVNSSVVEENGEVKELHPCKYCKKVFGTHTNMRRHQRRVHERHLIPKGVRRKGGLLEEPQPLAEQAPPSQNVYLPSTEPEEEGEADDVYIMDISSNISENLNYYIDGKIQTNNSTSNCDVIEVESNSADLYGINCLLTPVTVEITQNIKTTQVPVTDDLPKEPPSGTSCESKKRRTASPPVLPKIKAEMDSDPTAPSSSVSLPLSISTTEAVSFHKEKSVYLSSKLKQLLQTQDKLTPPAGISATEIPKLGPVCVSAPASMLPVTSSRFKRRTSSPPSSPQHSPALRDFGKPSDGKVAWTDTVLTSKKPKLESRSDSPAWSLSGRDERESGSPPCFNEYKISKEWAAPPTFSNVCNQQPLDLSSGVKQKTEGTGKTPVQWESVLDLSVHKKPCSDLEGKEFKENHSAQPTCSAVKKKKPTTCMLQKVLLNEYNGIDLPVENTLDVTRSPSPCKSLDAQPDPDLGPDSSFSAPAVESSPEVCPSSPALQTASLSSRQLPPLLVPTDPSSPPPCPPILTVATPPPPLLPTVSLPAPTSDASPQPCPSPFSNATAQSPLPILSPTVSPSPSPIPPVEPLLSAASPGPPTLSSSSSSSSSSSSSSSSSFSSSSSSSPSPPPLSVVSSVVSSGDNLEASLPSITFKQEELETEVLKPREESQAEVEQDVVQETFSKNFVCNVCESPFLSIKDLTKHLSIHAEEWPFKCEFCVQLFKDKTDLSEHRFLLHGVGNIFVCSVCKKEFAFLCNLQQHQRDLHPDEVCTHHEFESGTLRPQNFTDPSKAHMEHMQDLPEDPLETSKEEEELNDSSEELYTTIKIMASGIKTKDPDVRLGLNQHYPSFKPPPFQYHHRNPMGIGVTATNFTTHNIPQTFTTAIRCTKCGKGVDNMPELHKHILACASASDKKRYTPKKNPVPLKQTVQPKNGVVVLDSSGKNAFRRMGPPKRLDFSVELSKMAPGRLKLNALKKKNQLVQKAILQKNKSAKQKADLKNASESSSHICPYCNREFTYIGSLNKHAAFSCPKKPLSPSKKKVYHSSKKGGHPSSANSDKNNSSNHRRRTADAEIKMQNTQAPLGKTRARSSGPAQVPLPSSSFRSKQNVKFAASVKSKKPSSSSLRNSSPIRMAKLTHVEGKKPKAVAKNHSPQLCNKPSRTLHVRVQKSKAVLQSKSALASKKRTDRFNVKSRERSGGPVTRSLQLAAAADLSENRREDSSARHELKDLSYSLRLASRCPPPAAPYITRQCRKVKAPAATQFQGPFFKE; encoded by the exons CCAATCGCGCCGGGCGAGGAGCTGCTGGTCTGGTACAATGGGGAAGACAACCCAGAGATAGCAGCTGCGATTGAGGAAGAGCGAGCCAGCGCCCGGAGCAAGCGGAGCTCTCCGAAGAGCCGCAAAG GGAAGaaaaaatcccaggaaaataaaaacaaaggaaacaaagccCTAGACATACAGCTGAACACAAGTGAGCCAGATTGCACCTCTGCAAATATGAGAGATTCTGAGGAAG GTcctaaagaagaggaagaaaggcctTTGGCTTCAGTGCCTGAGCAGCCAGCTCTTATCCAGGAGGTGATCAGCCAGGATGAATGTCCGGAGCTGGTCATCCCTCCCCCTGCCTGTGAGCCACAGCCAGAGCCGGATGGGAAACAAGAAGCCACTGATTGTGAGGTCAATGAtctggaggaagaagaagaggaggatgaggaagaagaagatgaagatgagttggaagaagagggggaggaagaagctgACATGCTGAATGAAAGCTCTGTGAAAGAGCCAGAAATACGGTGTGATGAGAAGCCAGAAGATTTATTAGAAGAACCAAAAAGCCTTTCAAAAGACACTCCTGAAGACTCTGCCGAAGTGATACCTTTTATCAAAATCCCCAGACCTAAAGAGGAGGCCAATGGTGATGTCTTTGAAACATTTATGTTTCCATGTCAGCATTGTGAAAGGAAGTTTACAACCAAGCAGGGACTCGAACGTCACATGCATATCCACATGTCCACAGTCAATCATGCTTTCAAGTGCAAGTATTGCGGGAAAGCATTTGGCACTCAGATTAACAGGAGGCGGCATGAGCGTCGCCATGAAGCAGGGCTGAAGCGAAAACCCAGCCTGACAGTACAGCCATCAGAGGATCTAGCTGATGGCAAGCCTTCTGGAGAAAATGTTCCTCCTAAAGATGAATCGAATCCTCCCCAGCTTGGGCAAGATTCTCTGATCTCGAACTTGGAGAAAGCTTCCCAAGAGATAGTAAATTCGTCTGTTGTAGAAGAGAATGGGGAAGTTAAAGAACTTCATCCATGCAAATACTGTAAAAAGGTTTTTGGAACTCATACTAATATGAGACGGCATCAACGCAGAGTTCACGAACGCCACCTGATCCCCAAAGGTGTCCGGCGAAAAGGAGGCCTTCTTGAGGAGCCACAGCCACTGGCAGAGCAGGCCCCACCCTCCCAAAATGTCTATTTACCAAGCACAGAgccagaggaggaaggagaagctgaTGATGTGTATATCATGGACATTTCTAGCAATATCTCTGAAAACTTAAATTACTACATTGATGGTAAAATCCAGACTAATAACAGCACTAGCAATTGTGATGTGATTGAGGTGGAGTCTAACTCAGCAGATTTGTATGGCATAAATTGTCTGCTCACTCCAGTTACAGTGGAAATTACTCAAAATATAAAGACCACTCAGGTCCCTGTAACAGATGATCTTCCTAAGGAGCCTCCTAGTGGCACAAGCTGTGAGTCGAAGAAACGGAGGACTGCTAGTCCACCTGTGCTCCCCAAAATTAAAGCTGAAATGGATTCTGACCCCACAGCCCCCTCATCTTCTGTAAGTCTGCCTCTTAGCATATCAACAACAGAGGCTGTGTCTTTCCATAAAGAGAAGAGTGTATATTTGTCATCAAAGCTCAAACAGCTTCTTCAAACCCAGGACAAGCTAACTCCTCCTGCAGGGATTTCAGCAACCGAGATTCCTAAGCTAGGTCCCGTATGCGTGTCCGCTCCTGCATCCATGTTACCAGTGACCTCCAGTAGGTTTAAGAGGCGGACCAGCTCTCCACCCAGTTCTCCACAGCACAGCCCTGCCCTTCGAGACTTTGGAAAGCCAAGTGATGGGAAAGTGGCATGGACGGACACAGTTCTGACTTCCAAGAAACCCAAGTTGGAAAGTCGTAGTGATTCGCCTGCGTGGAGTTTGTCtgggagagatgagagagaaagtGGGAGCCCTCCTTgctttaatgaatataaaatctCAAAAGAATGGGCAGCCCCTCCTACTTTTAGCAATGTGTGCAACCAGCAGCCCCTGGATTTATCCAGTGGTGTCAAACAGAAGACTGAGGGCACAGGAAAGACTCCAGTCCAGTGGGAATCTGTGTTAGATCTCAGTGTACATAAAAAACCTTGTAGTGACCTCGAGGGCAAggaattcaaagaaaatcattcgGCACAGCCAACCTGTAGTgctgtaaagaaaaagaaaccaaccaCCTGCATGCTACAGAAGGTTCTTCTCAATGAATATAATGGCATTGATTTACCTGTAGAAAATACTCTTGATGTGACCAGGAGTCCAAGTCCGTGTAAATCCTTAGATGCCCAGCCAGATCCTGACCTTGGTCCTGACTCTAGTTTCTCTGCCCCTGCTGTTGAGTCCTCACCTGAAGTTTGTCCTTCATCACCTGCCCTGCAGACAGCGTCCCTGTCTTCCAGACAGCTTCCTCCTCTCTTGGTTCCCACGGATCCCTCTTCCCCTCCACCCTGTCCTCCTATTTTAACTGTtgccactccacctcctcccctccttcccactGTCTCTCTTCCTGCCCCCACTTCTGATGCCTCTCCTCAACCATGTCCCTCTCCATTCTCGAATGCCACTGCTCAGTCTCCACTTCCAATTCTCTCTCCAACAGTgtccccttcaccctctcccatTCCTCCCGTGGAGCCACTCCTGTCTGCTGCTTCACCTGGGCCTCCAAcgctttcttcctcctcttcctcctcctcctcttcttcttcttcctcttcctcttcattctcttcatcttcctcctcctccccttcaccACCCCCTCTCTCGGTAGTGTCTTCTGTTGTTTCCTCTGGTGATAACTTAGAGGCTTCTCTCCCCTCAATAACTTTCAAACAGGAGGAGTTGGAGACTGAAGTTCTGAAACCCAGGGAAGAGTCCCAGGCTGAAGTGGAACAGGATGTCGTTCAGGAAACATTTAGCAAAAACTTTGTTTGCAATGTCTGTGAATCcccttttctttccattaaaGATCTAACCAAACATTTATCCATTCATGCTGAAGAATGGCCCTTCAAATGTGAATTTTGTGTACAGCTTTTTAAGGATAAAACTGATTTATCAGAGCATCGGTTTTTGCTTCATGGAGTGGGGAACATCTTTGTGTGTTCAGTATGTAAAAAAGAATTTGCTTTCTTGTGCAATTTACAGCAACACCAGCGAGATCTCCACCCAGATGAGGTGTGCACACACCATGAGTTTGAAAGTGGGACCCTAAGGCCCCAGAATTTTACAGACCCCAGCAAGGCCCACATGGAACATATGCAGGACTTGCCAGAAGACCCTTTGGAAACCTCTAAAGAAGAGGAGGAATTGAACGATTCCTCTGAAGAGCTTTACACAACCATAAAAATAATGGCTTCTGGAATAAAGACAAAGGATCCAGATGTTCGGTTGGGTCTCAATCAGCATTACCCAAGCTTTAAACCACCTCCATTTCAATACCATCACCGAAACCCCATGGGTATTGGTGTTACAGCCACAAATTTCACTACCCACAATATCCCACAGACTTTCACCACGGCCATTCGTTGCACAAAATGTGGAAAGGGTGTTGATAACATGCCTGAGTTACACAAGCATATCCTGGCCTGCGCTTCTGCAAGTGACAAGAAGAGGTACACCCCTAAGAAAAACCCGGTACCGTTGAAACAAACTGTGCAGCCCAAAAATGGAGTGGTGGTTTTAGACAGTTCTGGGAAAAATGCCTTTAGACGAATGGGGCCGCCCAAAAGACTGGACTTTAGCGTGGAGCTCAGCAAAATGGCACCAGGTAGGCTCAAATTAAatgcactgaagaaaaaaaatcagcttgtACAGAAAGCAATCCTTCAGAAGAACAAATCTGCGAAGCAGAAGGCTGACTTGAAAAATGCTTCTGAGTCGTCTTCTCACATCTGCCCTTACTGTAACAGGGAGTTCACGTACATTGGCAGCCTGAACAAACATGCTGCTTTCAGCTGTCCCAAAAAACCCCtttctccctccaaaaaaaaagtttatcacTCATCTAAGAAAGGTGGCCAcccatcatctgcaaatagtgacaaaaacaatagcagcaaCCACCGCAGACGGACCGCAGACGCAGAGATTAAGATGCAGAACACACAGGCACCTTTGGGTAAGACCAGAGCCCGCAGCTCAGGCCCTGCACAAGTCCCACTGCCCTCCTCATCCTTCAGGTCCAAGCAGAATGTCAAATTTGCAGCTTCGGTCAAGTCCAAAAAGCCAAGTTCCTCCTCTTTGAGGAACTCTAGTCCAATAAGAATGGCCAAACTTACTCATGTTGAGGGCAAAAAACCCAAAGCTGTGGCCAAGAATCATTCTCCTCAGCTCTGCAACAAACCGTCCCGTACCCTGCATGTGAGGGTGCAGAAAAGCAAAGCTGTTCTACAAAGCAAGTCTGCTCTGGCGAGTAAGAAAAGAACAGACCGGTTTAATGTAAAATCTAGAGAACGGAGTGGGGGCCCAGTCACCCGGAGCCTTCAGCTGGCTGCTGCTGCGGATCTGAGTGAAAACAGGAGAGAGGACAGCAGTGCCAGGCATGAGCTGAAGGACTTGAG